The genome window TTGGCCAGAGAGATTGCAGCAGCCCTAGGCGTACAGCCTGCAATTACCACAACCGGAGATATCCGGTTTCGCACCGCGCTGTTGAGTCCTCCCCAAGGCTATTCTTTGGCGAATCCAGAGGACGCGAAGACTTTTATTTCAAATTTGCTCGCCGGGGAAAAAGTACGCCTAGAAGGGGCTGCAAGCTGGCTTTCCGAGAGCAATTTGCCGTTAGCAAAGCCCGCCCCTACGGGGGCTACGCCAACGCAGAGGATCGCCCCCGACCCAAAATTGACCATCCGCGTCACCGAAAAAGCAATTGCGCCAACGCCCGATTGTTTAGTTTACCATCCGCAAATTGTGGCAGTTGCACTCGCAAAGCTATCGAATATTGAGCCGGAAATAGCGGTTTCATTAGTGCAGCAAGTCTTGGAAAATGCAGGTTTAGCAGCAGCTTCTGTTGCGGGATTTTTTGCATTAAAAGAGGAGATGGGAAATCCGGCACTTGAAGCAGTTTCACAATATTTCAAAGTCCCCGTCCGCTTTTTCAATCTCTCCGAACTTGTCGAATTAGACTCAATTGAATTAATCGAAAATCAGGCCGCACAAATTGCCCTGACAGCAGCGGGTGCAAACAGTCAGTTAATCGAACGCGATCGCCCAAACGCACTGAATTGCGCGATCGCCCTGGCAGCCGAACCCCTAGATGCTAGCGCGATCGGAGTTAGCCGCGGCAAACTGGCGATCGTCGGTACCGGCCCTGGAGGCGCGCCCTGGATGTCCCCGGAGGTTAAGGAAATTTTGCGCGAAGCCACGGATTGGGTGGGTTACAAATTTTATCTCGACTTAGCCGGAACCCTGCGGGAAGGGCAAAAGCGGCACGATTCCGACAACCGCGAAGAGATCGATCGCGCCCGTTTTGCCCTAGATTTAGCAGCATCAGGCAAATCTGTCGCCGTGGTTTCGTCGGGAGATCCGGGTATTTTTGCGATGGCTGCAGCGGTGTTTGAGGCGATCGACTTTGATGCCAAACCCGAATGGCAAGGCATCGATATTCGGGTAGCACCGGGCATTTCAGCCATGCAGGCGGCCGCTGCTGCGATCGGAGCACCCCTCGGACACGATTTTTGCGCGATTTCGCTTTCGGATATTCTCAAGCCCTGGGAGGTCATAGAACAGCGGATTTCGGCCGCTGCGATCGCAGATTTCGCGATCGCATTTTACAATCCGATCTCGAAACAGCGGATGTGGCAACTCTCCAGGGCGATCGAGATTTTGTTGCAAAGTCGCGATGCTAAAACCCCCGTCATACTAGGACGAAACCTCGGCAGGCCCGGTCAATCTGTGCGGGTTTGCACCCTCGGCGAATTCCAGCCGCAAGACGCAGACATGAGAACTTTAGTGATTGTCGGTTCGAGTCAAACTCGGATTATTCCCCGCAAATATGGAGATGTTTGGGTTTACACGCCGCGCAGGTACGAAAAATAAGTAAAGCAGCAAAAACTTCGGAAATCAGCAATTGACTCAAAGCTAATTGACTTTGACAAAGAGATATTTTGAGATCGCTGGGGGGAGTCTAAGTTAACAAATGGCGGCGAATCGATCGATCGGGCTGTTATAAATAATACCCTGAAAACCCCGCGACTTTAGTCCGGGGATGAAAGGGACAAAGAGGCTTTAGCCTCCCAGTCTATTTTCTGAACTCTCAGGATGGCGCTGTCAAGTAAAACCATGTAAATCTTTGTGAACAACTAGAGGGATATTAAGCCGACTCTGGTAGCATAAGACTATCGTGATGAGGTCGAAGTCATGTTAGTTTTTGAGTTCAAGGCATACGGGAAAAAACAGCAATTTGACGCTGTAGACGAAGCAATTAGAACAGTGCAGTTCATCCGAAACAAAGCACTGCGGTTTTGGATGGACAACGAAAAAGTTGATAAATACGCATTGAACAAGTATAGCGCTGTTTTAGCTAAGGAATTTCCGTTTTGCGACGAATTGAACAGCATGGCTCGACAATCTAGCTCAGAAAGAGCGTGGTCGGCAATCTCCCGATTCTACGACAACTGTAAAAAGAAAGTCCCAGGAAAAAAAGGATTCCCGCAATTCCAGAAACACAACCGCTCCGTCGAATACAAAACTACGGGCTGGCGTCTGGCAGATGACCGGAAATCAATCACTTTTACCGATAAAAAAGGAATCGGCAAACTTAAATTAAAAGGAACCCGCGACTTGCATTTCTACCAGCGCAGTCAAATCAAACGAGTACGCTTGGTAAGGCGAGCAGATGGATATTACGTGCAGCTTTGCGTGCAAGTTGACCGTTCTGAAGAAATTGAAGTTACCGGAAAGACCATCGGATTAGACGTGGGACTCAAAGAGTTCTACACGGATTCTCATGGCGTTGCAGTTGATAACCCGCGTTTCCTCCGCAAGGGAGAACGCAGGTTGAAGAAAGCCCAAAAACGAATTTCAAAACGAGTCAAGGGTTCGCAAAACAGAAAAAAAGCTAGAGCGATTCTAGGAAAGCGCCACCTCAAAATAAGCAGACAGCGTAAAGATTTTGCCGTGAAGTTGGCAAGATGCGTCATCCAGTCTAACGACTGTGTAGTCTACGAAGATTTGAGGATTAAAAATATGGTGAAGAATCACTGTCTGGCAAAATCGATTAACGACGCTTCTTGGTATATGTTCCGAATTTGGCTGGAATATTTTGGCAAAGTATTCGGAAGAATTACGATTGCTGTGCCAGCTAACGGAACAAGTCAAGAATGCTCTAGTTGCGGAACAATTGTTAAGAAAAGTCTCTC of Oscillatoria nigro-viridis PCC 7112 contains these proteins:
- the cobJ gene encoding precorrin-3B C(17)-methyltransferase, which encodes MVRLPPAIVILGQNSLPIAKKISAHFPGSQIYGLIDRTNDTDINFSNFGETLRELFATQTPIIAICAAGIIIRTLAPLLSDKRAEPPVLAVAEDGSAVVPLLGGLHGVNDLAREIAAALGVQPAITTTGDIRFRTALLSPPQGYSLANPEDAKTFISNLLAGEKVRLEGAASWLSESNLPLAKPAPTGATPTQRIAPDPKLTIRVTEKAIAPTPDCLVYHPQIVAVALAKLSNIEPEIAVSLVQQVLENAGLAAASVAGFFALKEEMGNPALEAVSQYFKVPVRFFNLSELVELDSIELIENQAAQIALTAAGANSQLIERDRPNALNCAIALAAEPLDASAIGVSRGKLAIVGTGPGGAPWMSPEVKEILREATDWVGYKFYLDLAGTLREGQKRHDSDNREEIDRARFALDLAASGKSVAVVSSGDPGIFAMAAAVFEAIDFDAKPEWQGIDIRVAPGISAMQAAAAAIGAPLGHDFCAISLSDILKPWEVIEQRISAAAIADFAIAFYNPISKQRMWQLSRAIEILLQSRDAKTPVILGRNLGRPGQSVRVCTLGEFQPQDADMRTLVIVGSSQTRIIPRKYGDVWVYTPRRYEK
- a CDS encoding RNA-guided endonuclease InsQ/TnpB family protein, which gives rise to MLVFEFKAYGKKQQFDAVDEAIRTVQFIRNKALRFWMDNEKVDKYALNKYSAVLAKEFPFCDELNSMARQSSSERAWSAISRFYDNCKKKVPGKKGFPQFQKHNRSVEYKTTGWRLADDRKSITFTDKKGIGKLKLKGTRDLHFYQRSQIKRVRLVRRADGYYVQLCVQVDRSEEIEVTGKTIGLDVGLKEFYTDSHGVAVDNPRFLRKGERRLKKAQKRISKRVKGSQNRKKARAILGKRHLKISRQRKDFAVKLARCVIQSNDCVVYEDLRIKNMVKNHCLAKSINDASWYMFRIWLEYFGKVFGRITIAVPANGTSQECSSCGTIVKKSLSTRTHACRCGCVLDRDWNAAKNILSRGLSTAGHVGTWILDPNACGELTATDVEVILHRQVDSANQESPRL